The Janthinobacterium lividum genome has a window encoding:
- a CDS encoding M15 family metallopeptidase, which yields MFLLAVALYFILACLISWLILFPAGRDFVLHAVDGAEQRLAACLQRVARHRQTGMASLGQRSAMLLARTADLLRRHYLLCLAGLAAISLPTLLALMADSKSMLGAYEVSTREMNTQVASLLQGEQLVPPVDLPPLVFATEEVRQERPLLVSASRNWTLLNVEYAQRLLLVFKIMKEKHGYDMALLEGYRSPERQNTLAAMGPNVSNAAAFQSWHQYGLAADCAFLRNGKLIISEKDPWAMRGYQLYGEVAESVGMTWGGRWKMMDFGHTELRLPGVMKKH from the coding sequence GTGTTCCTACTCGCGGTAGCGCTGTATTTCATCCTGGCATGCCTGATCAGCTGGCTGATCCTGTTTCCTGCCGGGCGCGATTTCGTGCTGCACGCCGTCGATGGCGCGGAGCAGCGCCTCGCCGCCTGCCTGCAGCGCGTGGCCAGGCACCGGCAGACGGGCATGGCAAGCCTGGGACAGCGGAGCGCCATGCTGTTGGCCCGCACTGCCGACCTGCTGCGCCGTCATTATCTGCTGTGTCTCGCGGGCCTGGCCGCGATCAGCCTGCCGACCCTGCTGGCCCTGATGGCCGACAGCAAATCCATGCTGGGCGCCTACGAGGTATCGACACGGGAAATGAATACGCAGGTGGCCAGCCTGCTGCAGGGCGAGCAACTGGTGCCGCCCGTCGACCTGCCGCCGCTGGTGTTTGCCACGGAAGAAGTGCGCCAGGAGCGCCCGCTGCTGGTATCGGCCAGCCGCAACTGGACCTTGCTGAATGTGGAATACGCCCAGCGCTTGCTGCTGGTCTTCAAGATCATGAAGGAAAAACATGGCTACGACATGGCGCTGCTGGAAGGCTACCGCAGCCCCGAGCGGCAAAACACATTGGCGGCCATGGGGCCCAACGTCAGCAACGCGGCCGCCTTTCAAAGCTGGCACCAGTACGGCCTGGCGGCCGACTGCGCCTTCCTGCGCAATGGCAAGCTGATCATTTCAGAGAAGGACCCGTGGGCCATGCGCGGTTACCAGCTGTATGGCGAAGTGGCCGAATCGGTCGGCATGACCTGGGGCGGACGCTGGAAAATGATGGATTTCGGGCATACCGAACTGCGCCTGCCCGGCGTAATGAAAAAACACTGA
- a CDS encoding DUF4123 domain-containing protein — translation MHDNDGESPACGLQLLALLNCHPLGKGVTLYSLIDGAKFEGLARIRLPSDHSVELYSLLGELAEPDAMDAGPILLRHLKREKCPLLAKLLCTAGSANCMSLIVSDEPLPQLLERLTWLTEVVHDDGTEWIMRYYDPLILPHWLDVLATAQRKAALAEMTAWLYMDVRGQPQIVPGEKNEAPALLGSERMLLTQHQYVELMNRASPYMLMKQMENDDPQALDGLPPYQRYDFFFNSWAGRRHMD, via the coding sequence ATGCACGACAACGATGGCGAGTCCCCCGCGTGTGGCTTGCAGTTGCTTGCGCTGCTCAATTGCCATCCTCTCGGCAAGGGCGTGACCCTCTACAGCTTGATTGATGGTGCCAAGTTTGAGGGTTTGGCCCGTATCCGCTTGCCAAGCGATCACAGCGTCGAGTTGTATTCCTTGTTAGGTGAATTGGCCGAGCCAGACGCCATGGACGCTGGCCCGATATTGTTGCGGCATCTCAAGCGCGAGAAATGTCCCTTGCTCGCCAAATTGCTTTGCACTGCCGGCAGCGCCAATTGTATGTCGCTGATTGTGTCTGACGAGCCCCTGCCACAATTATTAGAACGGCTGACTTGGTTGACAGAGGTGGTGCACGATGACGGTACCGAGTGGATCATGCGCTACTACGATCCGCTTATCCTGCCGCACTGGCTGGACGTGCTGGCAACGGCGCAGCGCAAGGCTGCACTCGCAGAAATGACAGCATGGTTGTACATGGACGTACGTGGGCAGCCACAAATTGTACCTGGCGAGAAGAACGAGGCGCCGGCACTCCTTGGAAGTGAACGCATGCTTTTGACACAACATCAATATGTCGAACTGATGAATAGAGCATCGCCGTACATGCTGATGAAGCAAATGGAGAACGATGATCCGCAGGCGCTCGATGGTTTGCCTCCGTATCAGCGCTACGACTTTTTTTTCAACAGCTGGGCAGGGCGCAGGCATATGGATTAA
- a CDS encoding type VI secretion system Vgr family protein gives MSTASAEQVNVSLAGFSSVTRLYELSLDGGEGGTAQWLVEAFAADEQLQTVGVRDIIVLSTHANVALAPLLGKPAALHASLADGSRAVFSGYISEAAMLGSDGGLARFRLRLTPWLWLLSQVRNSRVWQDKSVIEIVDSVFQAYAPQADWRWSGDTGPFMAEAQPRSYCCQYRESDLAFVTRLLSEEGLAWRFEEHEGGHCLVLFADSSALSAVPEDASSAQGGGIRFHGARAMEQADSIQALSRARALRTAVATVLSYDYKAKKAVSASVPTRLAPGGKNAPVLESYDTPGQYFYADAAQAERYALLQMQVMEARSERWQARSTVRTLRAGTRLTLTQGPLQQEGAGAPALVVLRVCSVGVNNLPVPARQGLAELFGPIPELLQETLQTAFAGLASPSMGVPPLEQLIAEAVESGYANHLDAVAADTPWRPLQDGNDARHHPKPTACGSQSAIVVGADGGASASGGSEIHCDKLGRVRIRFHWQQEGGATCWVRVAQRSAGGGMGSQFLPRIGQEVLVQFLENDIDRPLIVGALYNGQGEGGVAPTPGGITDKPADASVFDPARDHAPSAQGNVAGGNSPVWHGAAGGSAGHRNGAAQWGIRSKEFGAAGYNQLLFDDTDQQGRIQLKSSHAASELNLGHLIHAADNYRGSLRGTGAELRTDAYGAVRAGAGLLISSYLVNHDAQARDPAGDNAPGMVLLKQAAKLGETFSAAAVTHKTVAYASHLGPAKANASVLDEKAAPLPAFLTSVSGMLSQDNTAAARRDAAGKPTSPGDDKLPHSSDAIIAIAARAGLGVLASQDIQLANGETTSLMSGQDTQFVGGGQLRVHSGQAIGALAGVVKAGENNIGLQLIAAKQAIDLQAQADVLNVQAREEVNIVSAAAHIDWAAAKSIRLSTAGGANITIEGGNITVQCPGKITVHAGKKSFSGPSRESYPLPVMPRSICKECLLNAARSGSPFAAKGE, from the coding sequence ATGAGTACCGCAAGCGCCGAACAGGTCAACGTTTCCCTGGCTGGTTTCAGCAGCGTGACGCGCTTGTATGAGCTGTCGCTGGACGGCGGCGAGGGCGGGACGGCTCAGTGGCTGGTGGAAGCTTTTGCCGCCGACGAGCAGTTGCAAACCGTGGGCGTGCGCGACATCATCGTGCTGTCCACGCATGCCAATGTGGCGCTGGCGCCGCTGCTGGGCAAGCCGGCCGCGCTGCACGCCAGCCTGGCCGACGGCAGCCGCGCCGTCTTCAGCGGCTATATCAGCGAAGCGGCGATGCTGGGCAGCGACGGCGGACTGGCCCGTTTCCGGCTGCGCCTGACGCCGTGGCTGTGGCTGTTGAGCCAGGTACGCAACAGCCGCGTCTGGCAAGACAAGAGCGTGATCGAGATCGTCGATAGCGTGTTCCAGGCCTACGCGCCGCAAGCCGACTGGCGCTGGAGCGGCGACACGGGGCCGTTCATGGCTGAGGCACAGCCGCGCAGCTATTGTTGCCAGTACCGCGAGTCGGACCTGGCCTTCGTCACGCGCCTGTTGAGCGAAGAAGGCCTGGCCTGGCGTTTCGAAGAACACGAGGGCGGCCATTGCCTGGTACTGTTCGCCGACAGCAGCGCCTTGAGCGCGGTGCCGGAAGACGCCAGCAGCGCTCAGGGCGGCGGCATCCGTTTTCATGGCGCGCGGGCCATGGAACAGGCCGACTCCATCCAGGCGCTCAGCCGGGCACGCGCCTTGCGCACGGCGGTGGCGACCGTGCTCAGCTACGATTACAAGGCCAAGAAAGCCGTCAGCGCCAGCGTGCCGACGCGGCTGGCGCCAGGCGGGAAAAACGCGCCCGTGCTGGAAAGCTATGACACGCCAGGCCAGTATTTCTATGCCGATGCGGCCCAGGCCGAACGCTATGCCTTGCTGCAGATGCAGGTGATGGAAGCGCGCAGCGAACGCTGGCAGGCGCGTTCGACCGTGCGCACCTTGCGTGCCGGCACGCGCTTGACCTTGACGCAGGGACCGTTGCAGCAGGAGGGCGCCGGGGCGCCGGCGCTGGTCGTGCTGCGCGTGTGCAGCGTGGGCGTGAATAATTTGCCGGTGCCCGCCAGGCAGGGCCTGGCTGAACTGTTCGGCCCGATCCCGGAACTGTTGCAGGAAACCTTGCAAACGGCGTTCGCCGGCCTGGCCTCGCCATCAATGGGCGTGCCGCCTCTCGAGCAGCTGATCGCGGAGGCCGTCGAGAGCGGCTACGCGAATCATCTTGACGCCGTCGCGGCCGACACGCCATGGCGGCCGCTGCAGGACGGCAACGATGCGCGCCACCATCCGAAACCGACGGCCTGCGGCAGTCAGAGCGCCATCGTGGTCGGTGCCGACGGCGGCGCCAGCGCCAGCGGCGGCAGCGAGATCCATTGCGACAAGCTGGGGCGGGTGCGCATCCGTTTTCACTGGCAGCAGGAGGGCGGCGCCACCTGCTGGGTGCGCGTGGCGCAGCGCTCGGCCGGCGGCGGCATGGGTAGCCAGTTTCTGCCGCGCATCGGCCAGGAAGTGCTGGTGCAATTCCTGGAAAACGATATCGACCGGCCCCTCATCGTCGGCGCCCTGTACAACGGGCAGGGCGAGGGCGGCGTCGCACCCACGCCGGGCGGCATCACGGACAAGCCTGCGGACGCCAGCGTATTCGACCCGGCGCGCGACCATGCGCCGTCGGCGCAGGGCAACGTTGCCGGCGGCAACAGCCCGGTCTGGCATGGCGCGGCCGGCGGCAGCGCCGGTCACCGCAATGGCGCGGCGCAATGGGGCATCCGCAGCAAGGAATTCGGCGCCGCCGGTTACAACCAGCTGCTGTTCGACGATACCGACCAGCAGGGGCGCATCCAGCTCAAGAGCAGCCATGCGGCAAGCGAACTCAATCTTGGCCACCTGATCCATGCGGCCGACAATTACCGGGGCAGCCTGCGCGGCACGGGCGCCGAGCTGCGCACCGACGCTTATGGCGCCGTGCGGGCCGGTGCCGGGCTCCTGATTTCCAGCTATCTCGTCAACCATGATGCGCAGGCGCGCGATCCGGCCGGCGACAATGCGCCGGGCATGGTCTTGCTCAAGCAGGCCGCCAAGCTGGGCGAAACCTTCAGCGCCGCCGCCGTCACGCACAAGACGGTCGCGTACGCCAGCCACCTGGGCCCGGCCAAGGCGAATGCCAGCGTGCTCGACGAAAAGGCGGCGCCCTTGCCAGCGTTTCTGACCAGCGTCTCCGGCATGCTGAGCCAGGACAATACGGCCGCCGCCAGGCGCGATGCGGCGGGCAAGCCGACCAGCCCCGGCGACGACAAGCTGCCGCACAGCAGCGACGCCATCATCGCCATCGCCGCCCGCGCCGGGCTGGGCGTGCTGGCGAGCCAGGATATCCAGTTGGCGAATGGCGAAACCACCTCCCTGATGAGCGGCCAGGACACCCAGTTCGTCGGCGGCGGCCAGTTGCGCGTGCACAGCGGCCAGGCCATCGGCGCCCTGGCCGGCGTGGTCAAGGCGGGCGAGAACAATATCGGCCTGCAACTGATCGCCGCCAAACAGGCCATCGACCTGCAGGCGCAGGCCGACGTGCTCAACGTGCAGGCGCGCGAGGAAGTCAATATCGTCAGCGCCGCCGCGCACATCGACTGGGCGGCGGCCAAGAGCATCCGCCTGTCGACGGCTGGCGGCGCGAATATCACGATCGAGGGCGGCAACATCACCGTTCAATGTCCCGGCAAGATCACGGTGCATGCCGGCAAGAAGAGTTTTAGCGGGCCATCGCGTGAAAGCTATCCACTGCCGGTAATGCCTCGCAGTATTTGCAAGGAATGTCTGTTAAATGCGGCCAGGAGCGGCTCGCCCTTTGCCGCGAAAGGGGAGTAA
- a CDS encoding PAAR domain-containing protein — MAGPVIRLGDKTSHGGTVLEASTVSDSGGIGMARVGDKVSCPLPGHGICPIVSGDPSLIVDGKPVARHGDKTSCGALLIASQQATTDQA; from the coding sequence ATGGCTGGTCCGGTAATCAGATTAGGCGACAAGACATCGCATGGCGGCACCGTGCTGGAAGCATCGACGGTGAGCGACAGCGGCGGCATCGGCATGGCGCGGGTCGGCGACAAGGTATCCTGTCCCCTGCCCGGCCATGGCATCTGCCCCATCGTCAGCGGCGACCCCAGCCTGATCGTCGATGGCAAGCCCGTGGCCCGCCATGGCGACAAGACCAGCTGCGGCGCGCTGCTGATCGCCAGCCAGCAAGCCACCACTGACCAGGCATGA